Sequence from the Gemmatimonadota bacterium genome:
CAACTCGGCGGCGGCGAAGCGCCGGGTCTGCGCGGTGAGCGAGGCGGGAGTCGGGCGATAGTCCACCAACACCTCGTTCACGCGCACAAAGCCCCACCCCGCATGCGCCAGTCGCAGCCAGAAGTTGTAGTCCTCCACGCCGATGAGGTCGCGCGATTCATCGAACCCCCCGACGGCCTCCCACGCGGCTCGGCGCAGCATCACGGTGGACGTGGGGATCCAGTTCCTGCGCCACAGGACGTCGAAATCGATCTGCGCCGGCGGCGTCGGTTGGACCTTCCCTTCCATGTGGTGCCCCGCGAAGACCACGGCCACTGCCGGGTCGTCGAGGTGGCGCTGTTGGGTCGCCAGTCGAGTCGGACGGGCCAGGTCGTCGGCGTCGAGCAGCGCAATCCACTCGGTCGTGGCAGCGCGGATGCCGGTGTTCCGGGCGGCAGCGGGCCCCCCGTTCGCCTGACGGATTACCCGGGCCCCCGCGGCTTCCGCCACGGCAGCGGTGTCATCGGTGGAGCCGTCGTCGACGACAATGACTTCCTGTGGCGGCACGGTCTGGCGAAGCAGCGATGCCACTGCCTCGCCCACGAATGCGGCGGCGTGATAGGCCGGCATCACCGCCGTCACTGGGGGTCCCTCCACGTCGCCTCCTGGGCTGGTCAGCGTGGTCATCGCGCGGTGTTCCGAGTGCGCGGTGGTGTCATGTCGTCAAAAAATTGAACAGTAATCGTCGAAAAGTTAGTCGTTCCAGTATGGCAAAAAAGTGCTAAGTCATTGTTAATCATCTGATTACCATACAACAACCGCGCCACATTTTGTGGTCCGCCTATTGCTAGGTATTTCAACAGCATGAAGGTGGTGCCGATACTGATTGCCGACGCTGTTCAGGGTACACTCACCAGGGTTCTCGCCATGACGTACACGTTCAAGCTCGCTCGCCGGATGGCCAGCAACCACGCCCGCCGTCACGCCTTCGCCGCCGCTGCGGCGCTGCTGCTCATGGCCTGCGGTGGCGAGAGCCCCACGGGACCCACCCCGCCGACGAACCCGCCGGTCACCGCCACCGCCGGCGTGTTGACGCTGGAACTGACGACCCCCAACACCAATGATGGTGCCGTGCAGTTCGCCGTCAGCGGCCCCGCGATCGACAGCGTGCGGGCGCTTGGCTACGACGGGCTCACGAGCGTCCTCCCCGGGCAGGCCCAGGTCATCGTCACCGGCGCCGTCGCTGCTGGCACGGTGGCGCGGGTCTACGTGCATGACATCGCCAAGGCGACGGAGTATCGGGCTTGGGTGGTCGCCGCCGCAGCCCGCAGCAGTTACCAACTCCAGGATGTCGCCAGCTACCGCG
This genomic interval carries:
- a CDS encoding glycosyltransferase family 2 protein, which encodes MEGPPVTAVMPAYHAAAFVGEAVASLLRQTVPPQEVIVVDDGSTDDTAAVAEAAGARVIRQANGGPAAARNTGIRAATTEWIALLDADDLARPTRLATQQRHLDDPAVAVVFAGHHMEGKVQPTPPAQIDFDVLWRRNWIPTSTVMLRRAAWEAVGGFDESRDLIGVEDYNFWLRLAHAGWGFVRVNEVLVDYRPTPASLTAQTRRFAAAELTNIRRTAERLTIEGERLRAKEHAIYLEYGLELFHVRDLPTARAYLTEAARRGPIGLGGQLRRLATLLPLSPRAST